The following proteins are encoded in a genomic region of Odontesthes bonariensis isolate fOdoBon6 chromosome 19, fOdoBon6.hap1, whole genome shotgun sequence:
- the LOC142368902 gene encoding F-box/WD repeat-containing protein 7-like isoform X1: MEGGGLWKRKEGEDERTLEQEERRRGEDDKSLRTKSNRRVDEEEEIEMMKATSRGKVQRDLIDEHTPISAASFSFLSSSVCQGREGCEEEDEVRVSIVTIEDESCPSEPFGTAHLQSANHAVRTEDEGGEEAKKEKEEENGEGRVEEEEEGADVTSPSAHLQHQMKRKLDHGPDGRPFPSGKKHCKGSGYLSPASLVQATPTTFGDLRLANGHSAQRRRVTSGPPPSGLQDWLHTFQTWSGPERLLALDELIDTCETSQVKHMMQVIEPQFQRDFISLLPKELALYVLTFLAPKDLLQAAQTCRYWRILAEDNLLWREKCHEEGISECVSYRSRECVRPSAAVSPWKSAYIRQHRIETNWRKGDAREPMVLKGHDDHVITCLQFSGDLIVSGSDDNTLKVWSAITGKCLRTLTGHSGGVWCSQMAVATVISGSTDRTLRVWDAESGECVHTLYGHTSTVRCMHLHGNRVVSGSRDTTLRVWDVSTGRCEHVLTGHVAAVRCVQYDGRRVVSGGYDYMVKVWDPETEVCLHTLQGHTNRVYSLQFDGVFVVSGSLDTSIRVWDAETGGCVHTLTGHQSLTSGMELRDNILVSGNADSTVRVWDIRTGQCLHTLQGPNKHQSAVTCLQFCRGLVLSSSDDGTVKLWDLRTGAWLRDVVALESRGSGGVVWRIRASDTRLVCAAGSRNGTEETKLLVLDFDLDDKKKETD; encoded by the exons ATGGAGGGAGGAGGACTTTGGAAAAGGAAAGAGGGGGAAGATGAGAGGACGCTGGAGCaggaagaaagaagaagaggagaggatGACAAATCCCTTAGAACTAAATCAAACAGGAGAGTAGACGAGGAGGAAGAGATAGAAATGATGAAGGCTACCTCGAGAGGCAAAGTCCAAAGGGACCTGATCGATGAACACACGCCCATCTCAGCCGCCTCCTTTTCCTTCCTCTCCTCATCTGTGTGCCAAGGGAGAGAAGGATgcgaggaggaagatgaggtcAGAGTCTCCATAGTAACCATCGAGGATGAGTCCTGTCCATCGGAGCCCTTTGGCACCGCCCACCTCCAATCAGCCAATCACGCTGTGAGAACAGAGGATGAGGGAGGAGAGGAAGcgaagaaggagaaggaggaagaaaacGGAGAGGGAAgagtggaggaagaggaggagggtgcAGATGTGACGTCACCTTCAGCTCACCTGCAACACCAG ATGAAAAGGAAGCTGGATCACGGTCCAGACGGCCGGCCATTCCCTTCAGGGAAGaaacactgcaaaggcagcggGTATCTCAG TCCTGCCAGTCTGGTTCAGGCCACGCCCACCACATTCGGGGATCTGCGGCTGGCCAATGGGCATTCGGCTCAGAGGCGACGCGTCACTTCTGGCCCGCCTCCTTCTGGCCTGCAGGACTGGCTTCACACCTTCCAG ACGTGGAGCGGACCCGAGAGGCTCTTGGCTCTGGACGAGTTGATCGACACGTGCGAGACCAGTCAGGTGAAGCACATGATGCAGGTGATCGAGCCTCAGTTCCAGAGAGACTTCATTTCGCTGCTGCCCAAAGAG CTTGCCCTATATGTGCTGACCTTCCTGGCTCCCAAAGACCTGCTGCAGGCTGCTCAGACCTGCAGGTACTGGAGGATCCTGGCCGAGGACAACCTGCTGTGGAGGGAAAAGTGCCACGAGGAAG GTATATCGGAGTGTGTGTCATACCGTAGCAGAGAGTGTGTACGACCAAGTGCCGCAGTCAGCCCGTGGAAATCCGCCTACATCAGGCAACATCGCATTGAGACCAACTGGAGGAAGGGGGACGCGCGGGAACCCATG GTGCTGAAAGGTCACGACGATCACGTGATCACCTGCCTGCAGTTCAGCGGCGACCTGATTGTGAGCGGCTCCGATGACAACACGCTCAAAGTGTGGTCAGCCATCACCGGCAAG TGTCTGCGCACATTGACGGGTCACAGCGGCGGCGTGTGGTGCAGTCAGATGGCCGTTGCCACGGTGATCAGCGGCTCCACCGACCGGACGCTGCGTGTGTGGGACGCCGAGAGCGGCGAGTGTGTGCACACGCTGTACGGACACACATCCACCGTGCGTTGCATGCATCTCCATGGCAACCG GGTGGTGTCGGGCTCCCGGGACACGACGCTGCGCGTGTGGGACGTTTCGACGGGCCGCTGCGAGCATGTGCTGACGGGCCACGTGGCGGCCGTGCGCTGCGTTCAGTACGACGGCCGCCGCGTGGTGTCGGGCGGCTACGACTACATGGTGAAGGTGTGGGACCCCGAGACGGAGGTGTGTCTGCACACGCTGCAGGGACACACCAACAGAGTGTACTCACTGCAG TTCGACGGTGTGTTTGTGGTGAGCGGCTCATTAGACACTTCAATCAGAGTCTGGGATGCAGAGACAG GCGGGTGTGTCCACACACTGACCGGCCACCAGTCGCTGACCAGCGGCATGGAGCTGCGTGACAACATCTTGGTGTCCGGGAACGCCGACTCCACTGTGCGAGTGTGGGACATCCGAACAGGACAGTGTCTCCACACGCTGCAAG GACCCAACAAGCACCAGTCAGCGGTGACGTGCCTTCAGTTCTGCAGAGGTCTGGTTCTGTCCAGCTCCGACGACGGGACGGTCAAACTGTGGGACCTGCGGACCGGAGCCTGGCTGCGGGACGTGGTGGCGCTGGAAAGCCGGGGATCAG GTGGCGTGGTGTGGCGAATCAGAGCGTCCGACACCCGGCTGGTGTGCGCCGCCGGCAGCAGGAACGGCACCGAGGAAACCAAACTGCTCGTGTTGGACTTCGACCTGGACGACAAGAAGAAGGAGACGGATTGA
- the LOC142368902 gene encoding F-box/WD repeat-containing protein 7-like isoform X2 has protein sequence MGFYGTLKLIFYKMKRKLDHGPDGRPFPSGKKHCKGSGYLSPASLVQATPTTFGDLRLANGHSAQRRRVTSGPPPSGLQDWLHTFQTWSGPERLLALDELIDTCETSQVKHMMQVIEPQFQRDFISLLPKELALYVLTFLAPKDLLQAAQTCRYWRILAEDNLLWREKCHEEGISECVSYRSRECVRPSAAVSPWKSAYIRQHRIETNWRKGDAREPMVLKGHDDHVITCLQFSGDLIVSGSDDNTLKVWSAITGKCLRTLTGHSGGVWCSQMAVATVISGSTDRTLRVWDAESGECVHTLYGHTSTVRCMHLHGNRVVSGSRDTTLRVWDVSTGRCEHVLTGHVAAVRCVQYDGRRVVSGGYDYMVKVWDPETEVCLHTLQGHTNRVYSLQFDGVFVVSGSLDTSIRVWDAETGGCVHTLTGHQSLTSGMELRDNILVSGNADSTVRVWDIRTGQCLHTLQGPNKHQSAVTCLQFCRGLVLSSSDDGTVKLWDLRTGAWLRDVVALESRGSGGVVWRIRASDTRLVCAAGSRNGTEETKLLVLDFDLDDKKKETD, from the exons ATGGGTTTCTACGGCACCTTGAAGCTCATCTTCTACAAA ATGAAAAGGAAGCTGGATCACGGTCCAGACGGCCGGCCATTCCCTTCAGGGAAGaaacactgcaaaggcagcggGTATCTCAG TCCTGCCAGTCTGGTTCAGGCCACGCCCACCACATTCGGGGATCTGCGGCTGGCCAATGGGCATTCGGCTCAGAGGCGACGCGTCACTTCTGGCCCGCCTCCTTCTGGCCTGCAGGACTGGCTTCACACCTTCCAG ACGTGGAGCGGACCCGAGAGGCTCTTGGCTCTGGACGAGTTGATCGACACGTGCGAGACCAGTCAGGTGAAGCACATGATGCAGGTGATCGAGCCTCAGTTCCAGAGAGACTTCATTTCGCTGCTGCCCAAAGAG CTTGCCCTATATGTGCTGACCTTCCTGGCTCCCAAAGACCTGCTGCAGGCTGCTCAGACCTGCAGGTACTGGAGGATCCTGGCCGAGGACAACCTGCTGTGGAGGGAAAAGTGCCACGAGGAAG GTATATCGGAGTGTGTGTCATACCGTAGCAGAGAGTGTGTACGACCAAGTGCCGCAGTCAGCCCGTGGAAATCCGCCTACATCAGGCAACATCGCATTGAGACCAACTGGAGGAAGGGGGACGCGCGGGAACCCATG GTGCTGAAAGGTCACGACGATCACGTGATCACCTGCCTGCAGTTCAGCGGCGACCTGATTGTGAGCGGCTCCGATGACAACACGCTCAAAGTGTGGTCAGCCATCACCGGCAAG TGTCTGCGCACATTGACGGGTCACAGCGGCGGCGTGTGGTGCAGTCAGATGGCCGTTGCCACGGTGATCAGCGGCTCCACCGACCGGACGCTGCGTGTGTGGGACGCCGAGAGCGGCGAGTGTGTGCACACGCTGTACGGACACACATCCACCGTGCGTTGCATGCATCTCCATGGCAACCG GGTGGTGTCGGGCTCCCGGGACACGACGCTGCGCGTGTGGGACGTTTCGACGGGCCGCTGCGAGCATGTGCTGACGGGCCACGTGGCGGCCGTGCGCTGCGTTCAGTACGACGGCCGCCGCGTGGTGTCGGGCGGCTACGACTACATGGTGAAGGTGTGGGACCCCGAGACGGAGGTGTGTCTGCACACGCTGCAGGGACACACCAACAGAGTGTACTCACTGCAG TTCGACGGTGTGTTTGTGGTGAGCGGCTCATTAGACACTTCAATCAGAGTCTGGGATGCAGAGACAG GCGGGTGTGTCCACACACTGACCGGCCACCAGTCGCTGACCAGCGGCATGGAGCTGCGTGACAACATCTTGGTGTCCGGGAACGCCGACTCCACTGTGCGAGTGTGGGACATCCGAACAGGACAGTGTCTCCACACGCTGCAAG GACCCAACAAGCACCAGTCAGCGGTGACGTGCCTTCAGTTCTGCAGAGGTCTGGTTCTGTCCAGCTCCGACGACGGGACGGTCAAACTGTGGGACCTGCGGACCGGAGCCTGGCTGCGGGACGTGGTGGCGCTGGAAAGCCGGGGATCAG GTGGCGTGGTGTGGCGAATCAGAGCGTCCGACACCCGGCTGGTGTGCGCCGCCGGCAGCAGGAACGGCACCGAGGAAACCAAACTGCTCGTGTTGGACTTCGACCTGGACGACAAGAAGAAGGAGACGGATTGA